Proteins co-encoded in one Bradyrhizobium sp. 170 genomic window:
- a CDS encoding helicase-related protein: protein MAFSPSTFAADRAPGAGVTAVLGPTNTGKTHLAIERMLGHSSGVIGLPLRLLAREVYNKIADRAGAESVALITGEEKIKPKNPRYWVSTVEAMPRDLDVSFLAVDEIQIAADLERGHVFTDRILHRRGRDETLLLGAATMRPIIERLLPGASIITRPRLSQLEFAGDRKITRQPRRTAIVAFSADEVYAIAELIRRQHGGAAVVLGSLSPRTRNAQVAMFQNGDVDYLVATDAVGMGLNLDVDHVAFASDRKYDGYQFRRLNPSEFAQIAGRAGRATRNGTFGTTGRCAPFEPELVNALQNHTFDSVKMLQWRNSKLDFASLGALQVSLALSPGHEALTRAPIAEDLRVLDHAARDGEVRDMAHGAAAVERLWDACQIPDYRKIAPAAHAELVTTLYAFLMKKGRIPDAWFAAQVDQADRVTGDIDTLSGRIAQIRTWTFVANRPDWLSDPDHWQGIAREVENKLSDALHERLTERFVDRRTSVLMRRLRENSVLNTEIGKTGEVIVEGHAIGRLDGFTFAPDAAEAGSDAKALQAAAQQVLASEIDARATKLAAAPDDQFVLTSDGTIRWTGDAVAKLVAADDALHPRLRIIADDRLNGAPREAVQARLDLWLKTHIEKLLGPLFGLSKAEDITGIGRGIAFQLVESLGVLERAKISAEMKDLDQASRATLRKYGVRFGAYHIYFPGLLKPAARALASLLWAEKQDNVDMSALSGAQHLASSGRTSFPVDKALHRDAYRLLGYRQCGERAVRVDILERLADLIRPALAWRASSPGEKPTGAFDGRGFVVTQAMTSLTGSAGEDFASILRALGYRMDKRPPLPPKPAPEVVVETVSAETPPVEASAEVAAEMSAEEVAAELPVASEPVSSASLLPEVSLAPAASEEPASAVETAPAETTPAEAAIADAPPEQEAMDTISAAEAAAEPATASEAPSEGAAAEAAPVEAAGTETKPETPAEPQFVEVWRPGGRSDERRPHHDRNRQRHHGRPAEGAPAASGEGAEGAPREQRHRRGRRNDFRKPREGAPADATAAPVAAEGAPAAAEVRQDRPPRERFEGKGRDGDRRDKFDRNKGDRNKGGGRDKGERGGRDFGGRDKGGRDKRDSGPSHRQWATSAAPRERDRPVDPNSPFAKLAALKEQLAGNRKE, encoded by the coding sequence ATGGCTTTCTCACCTTCCACGTTCGCGGCTGATCGCGCGCCCGGCGCCGGCGTTACCGCCGTGCTCGGGCCGACCAACACCGGCAAGACGCATCTGGCGATCGAGCGGATGCTGGGGCATTCCTCCGGCGTGATCGGCCTGCCGCTGCGGCTGCTCGCGCGCGAGGTCTACAACAAGATCGCGGATCGTGCGGGTGCCGAGAGCGTTGCGCTGATCACGGGCGAGGAGAAGATCAAGCCGAAGAACCCGCGCTACTGGGTCTCCACTGTGGAAGCGATGCCCAGGGATCTCGACGTGTCGTTTCTCGCCGTCGATGAAATCCAGATCGCGGCCGATCTCGAGCGCGGGCACGTTTTCACCGACCGCATCCTGCACCGCCGCGGCCGCGACGAGACGCTGCTGCTGGGCGCCGCCACCATGCGCCCGATCATCGAGCGGCTATTGCCCGGCGCGTCCATCATCACACGGCCGCGGCTGTCGCAGCTCGAATTCGCCGGCGACCGCAAGATCACGCGCCAACCCAGACGTACCGCGATCGTCGCGTTCTCGGCCGATGAAGTCTACGCCATTGCCGAACTGATCCGCCGTCAGCATGGCGGCGCTGCCGTCGTATTGGGCTCGCTTAGCCCACGCACACGCAATGCGCAGGTGGCGATGTTCCAGAATGGCGACGTCGATTATCTCGTCGCCACCGACGCCGTCGGCATGGGGCTGAACCTCGATGTCGATCACGTCGCGTTCGCCTCCGACCGCAAATACGACGGCTACCAGTTCCGAAGGCTCAATCCGTCCGAGTTCGCGCAGATCGCGGGCCGTGCGGGGCGCGCCACGCGCAACGGCACCTTCGGCACCACGGGCCGCTGCGCGCCGTTCGAGCCGGAACTGGTGAACGCGCTGCAGAACCACACGTTCGACAGCGTCAAAATGCTGCAGTGGCGCAACTCAAAACTGGACTTCGCCTCGCTCGGCGCGCTTCAGGTGTCGCTGGCGCTGTCGCCGGGGCATGAGGCCTTGACCCGCGCGCCGATTGCCGAAGATTTGCGCGTGCTCGATCATGCGGCGCGCGACGGCGAGGTGAGGGACATGGCCCACGGCGCGGCCGCCGTGGAACGGCTGTGGGACGCCTGCCAGATCCCGGATTACCGCAAGATCGCACCCGCTGCCCACGCCGAGCTCGTGACCACGCTTTATGCATTCCTGATGAAAAAGGGCCGCATACCGGACGCCTGGTTCGCCGCCCAGGTCGACCAGGCCGACCGCGTCACCGGCGATATCGACACGCTGTCGGGCCGGATTGCGCAAATCCGCACCTGGACCTTCGTCGCCAACCGCCCGGACTGGCTGTCCGACCCCGACCACTGGCAGGGGATCGCCCGGGAGGTCGAAAATAAATTATCCGATGCGCTGCATGAACGGCTTACGGAGCGTTTCGTTGACCGCCGTACCAGTGTATTGATGCGCCGCCTGCGGGAGAACTCAGTTTTGAATACGGAAATTGGCAAGACCGGCGAAGTGATTGTGGAAGGCCACGCGATCGGCCGGCTCGATGGATTTACCTTTGCGCCCGATGCGGCGGAAGCCGGCTCGGACGCCAAGGCGTTGCAGGCGGCCGCCCAGCAGGTGCTCGCCAGCGAGATCGATGCGCGCGCTACAAAACTTGCCGCAGCGCCCGACGATCAGTTCGTGCTGACGTCAGACGGCACCATTCGCTGGACCGGCGATGCGGTCGCAAAGCTGGTCGCGGCCGACGACGCGCTGCATCCGCGATTGCGTATCATTGCCGACGACCGCCTCAACGGCGCGCCGCGCGAGGCCGTGCAGGCGCGGCTCGATCTCTGGCTGAAGACGCATATCGAAAAGCTGCTCGGCCCGCTGTTCGGGCTGTCGAAGGCCGAGGACATCACCGGCATCGGGCGCGGCATCGCGTTCCAACTGGTCGAGAGCCTCGGCGTGCTGGAGCGCGCAAAGATTTCTGCCGAGATGAAGGATCTCGACCAGGCCTCGCGCGCCACCTTGCGCAAATACGGCGTGCGGTTCGGCGCCTATCACATCTATTTCCCCGGGCTCCTGAAGCCCGCCGCGCGCGCGCTGGCTTCGCTGCTGTGGGCCGAGAAGCAGGACAATGTCGACATGTCCGCGCTCTCTGGCGCGCAGCATCTGGCGAGCTCGGGCCGCACCTCGTTCCCGGTCGACAAGGCGTTGCACCGCGACGCCTATCGCCTGCTCGGCTATCGCCAGTGCGGCGAGCGCGCGGTGCGCGTCGATATTCTGGAACGGCTCGCCGATCTCATTCGTCCGGCGCTGGCGTGGCGCGCGAGCTCGCCCGGCGAAAAGCCGACCGGCGCGTTCGATGGCCGCGGCTTTGTGGTGACGCAGGCGATGACCTCGCTGACGGGATCTGCCGGCGAGGATTTTGCCTCGATCCTGCGCGCGCTCGGCTACCGCATGGACAAGCGCCCGCCGCTGCCGCCGAAGCCCGCGCCTGAGGTCGTTGTCGAGACCGTCTCCGCCGAGACGCCGCCGGTTGAGGCGAGTGCCGAGGTAGCGGCAGAGATGTCGGCAGAAGAAGTCGCGGCCGAATTGCCTGTTGCGAGCGAGCCCGTGTCATCGGCCTCGCTGCTGCCGGAGGTCTCGCTGGCCCCGGCTGCCAGCGAAGAGCCCGCTTCTGCCGTCGAGACGGCGCCCGCCGAGACCACGCCGGCAGAAGCCGCGATCGCGGACGCGCCCCCGGAACAGGAGGCGATGGACACGATCAGCGCCGCGGAAGCTGCCGCCGAGCCTGCAACTGCGAGCGAAGCTCCTAGTGAAGGCGCTGCCGCAGAAGCCGCTCCCGTCGAGGCCGCTGGCACAGAGACAAAACCCGAGACGCCGGCCGAGCCGCAGTTCGTCGAAGTCTGGCGGCCCGGCGGCCGTTCCGACGAGCGCCGCCCGCATCACGACCGCAACCGCCAGCGTCATCACGGCCGCCCGGCCGAAGGCGCGCCAGCCGCCAGCGGCGAAGGCGCCGAGGGCGCGCCGCGCGAGCAGCGTCATCGGCGCGGTCGCCGCAATGACTTCCGCAAACCCCGCGAAGGTGCGCCGGCGGATGCCACGGCTGCCCCGGTGGCGGCTGAGGGCGCACCGGCGGCGGCTGAAGTGCGTCAGGACCGTCCACCCCGCGAGCGTTTTGAAGGCAAGGGCCGCGACGGCGACCGCCGCGACAAGTTCGATCGCAACAAGGGCGACCGCAACAAGGGTGGTGGCCGCGACAAGGGCGAGCGCGGCGGCCGTGATTTCGGCGGCCGCGACAAGGGCGGCCGCGACAAGCGCGACTCAGGGCCATCGCACCGTCAGTGGGCGACCAGTGCGGCGCCGCGTGAGCGCGACCGTCCGGTCGATCCCAATTCGCCATTTGCAAAACTGGCGGCGCTGAAGGAACAGCTCGCCGGCAATCGCAAGGAATAG
- a CDS encoding DUF2235 domain-containing protein: protein MRNIIICCDGTGNEISENISNVLKLYRCLRKTEKTQPRQLVFYDPGVGTLERPDPWHKLKQDFNAILGLATGYGLDDNVLAAYAFLVHNYQAGDQIYLFGFSRGAYTVRVLAGLIHKIGLISPEQVNLAGSGLIAYKQFSSDEAPKLRARFKSAIDAVAAEDAAPQTAFDNAAQFARITSTRWPTIRFVGVWDTVASVIVPRPDRFYWPSLEELAFTISNPSVQTFRQAISMDERRCMFRLKKWDDPQTFKHNRFNDAHAEPQDILQVWFAGVHGDIGGGYPEKESGLSKYPLLWMIDEATKCGLQVNQATVNQLAWGIQRKGSPFSYVVPDVRGELHESLRGAWWILEYIPKSASYKEWPARKAHFGYYIPDAEPRLIPDGATIHESALLRMDAMPSYRPVNLPKQYEKFPMPVPPAHASAETEEDS, encoded by the coding sequence ATGCGCAACATCATCATCTGCTGCGACGGCACCGGCAACGAGATTTCCGAGAACATCTCCAATGTGCTGAAGCTCTATCGCTGCCTGCGCAAGACGGAGAAGACGCAGCCGCGGCAGCTCGTGTTTTACGATCCGGGAGTCGGCACGCTGGAGCGGCCGGACCCGTGGCACAAGCTCAAGCAGGATTTCAACGCCATCCTGGGCTTAGCCACCGGCTATGGGCTCGATGACAACGTGCTCGCGGCCTATGCCTTCCTGGTCCACAATTATCAGGCCGGCGACCAGATCTATCTGTTCGGCTTTTCCCGCGGCGCCTATACCGTGCGGGTGCTGGCGGGGCTGATCCACAAAATTGGCCTGATCTCGCCGGAGCAGGTCAATCTCGCAGGCTCTGGCCTGATCGCCTACAAGCAGTTCTCCTCCGACGAGGCGCCGAAGCTGCGGGCGAGGTTCAAGTCGGCCATCGATGCCGTCGCCGCGGAAGACGCAGCTCCGCAGACGGCGTTCGACAACGCGGCGCAATTCGCGCGCATCACCTCGACGCGCTGGCCCACCATCCGCTTCGTCGGCGTCTGGGATACGGTGGCGAGCGTGATCGTGCCGCGGCCCGATCGGTTCTATTGGCCGAGCCTGGAGGAGCTGGCGTTCACGATATCGAACCCGAGCGTGCAGACGTTTCGTCAGGCGATCTCGATGGACGAGCGGCGCTGCATGTTCCGCCTCAAGAAGTGGGATGATCCGCAGACCTTCAAGCACAACCGCTTCAACGATGCGCATGCCGAGCCGCAGGATATCTTGCAGGTGTGGTTCGCCGGCGTGCATGGCGATATCGGCGGCGGCTATCCGGAAAAGGAAAGCGGGCTTTCGAAATATCCGCTGCTCTGGATGATCGACGAGGCGACAAAATGCGGGCTGCAGGTCAACCAGGCCACCGTCAACCAGCTCGCCTGGGGCATCCAGCGCAAGGGTTCACCGTTCTCCTATGTCGTGCCTGATGTGCGCGGCGAGCTGCACGAGTCGCTGCGGGGGGCGTGGTGGATTCTCGAATACATCCCGAAGAGCGCGAGCTACAAGGAGTGGCCGGCGCGGAAAGCACATTTCGGTTATTACATTCCCGACGCCGAACCGCGCTTGATTCCCGACGGCGCCACCATCCACGAATCCGCGCTTTTGCGGATGGACGCGATGCCGAGCTACCGGCCGGTGAATTTGCCGAAGCAGTATGAGAAGTTTCCGATGCCGGTGCCGCCGGCGCATGCGAGCGCGGAGACGGAGGAGGATTCGTAG
- a CDS encoding DUF2336 domain-containing protein: protein MLERSIADEVEAAIKAGSTEKHLDTLRQVTDLFLVSADGYSGEQIELFGDVLERLIRTVELRALADVSARIALAEMSTQLASIKQAPPAVVRRLAHNDEISIARPVLTESARLTADDLVELAQTKGEQHLLAISGRWWLTEIVTDALLKRHYPSVSRRLVTNPGARMSASGYAIVLKQAESDPDLAVETGIRVDLPPEQRLQLLRSATEAVRTRLLSRAPPHLFEEIRNAIALAAAGANREMSRTRDFTAARRFVAALARHGKLSEPALLAFAKERKYAETVAALAELSGSTIEVIRPVMQSLRDDGVLIPCRVAGLNWDTVAAVLDSRFASGSMGRHELAKAKEQYAKLTVESARRLLKFWQVRAADAPPKPN, encoded by the coding sequence ATGTTGGAACGATCGATCGCCGACGAGGTCGAGGCGGCCATCAAGGCCGGCTCGACGGAAAAACATCTGGATACGCTGAGACAGGTCACCGATCTGTTTCTGGTGTCCGCCGACGGCTATTCCGGCGAACAGATCGAGCTGTTCGGCGACGTGCTCGAACGGCTGATCCGGACCGTCGAGCTGCGCGCGCTGGCCGATGTCTCCGCGCGCATTGCGCTCGCCGAAATGAGCACGCAGCTCGCCTCCATCAAGCAGGCGCCGCCGGCCGTGGTCCGCCGCCTCGCGCACAATGACGAGATTTCGATCGCACGGCCCGTGCTGACCGAATCGGCGCGGCTGACGGCCGACGACCTGGTCGAGCTCGCGCAAACCAAGGGCGAGCAGCATCTGCTCGCGATCTCCGGGCGCTGGTGGCTGACCGAGATCGTCACCGACGCGCTGTTGAAGCGGCATTATCCTTCGGTCAGCCGGCGGCTCGTCACCAATCCCGGCGCGCGGATGTCGGCGAGTGGTTATGCGATCGTGCTGAAGCAGGCGGAGAGCGATCCTGATCTCGCCGTCGAGACCGGCATTCGCGTCGACCTGCCGCCCGAGCAGCGCCTGCAATTGTTGCGCAGCGCCACCGAAGCCGTGCGCACGCGGCTGTTGTCGCGCGCGCCGCCGCATCTGTTCGAGGAAATCAGGAACGCGATCGCGCTCGCCGCCGCCGGCGCCAACCGCGAAATGTCGCGCACACGCGATTTCACCGCGGCCCGCCGCTTCGTCGCAGCGCTAGCCAGGCACGGCAAGCTCAGCGAGCCGGCGCTATTGGCTTTTGCGAAAGAGCGGAAATACGCCGAGACGGTTGCGGCGCTTGCCGAGCTGTCAGGCTCGACCATCGAGGTGATCCGCCCTGTGATGCAGAGCCTGCGCGATGACGGCGTGCTGATCCCCTGCCGCGTCGCCGGGTTGAATTGGGATACGGTCGCAGCCGTGCTCGACAGCCGCTTCGCTTCGGGGAGCATGGGCCGCCATGAACTTGCGAAAGCGAAAGAGCAATACGCCAAGCTGACGGTCGAAAGCGCCCGCCGCCTGCTGAAATTCTGGCAAGTCCGCGCCGCCGACGCGCCGCCGAAGCCGAATTGA
- the rpmB gene encoding 50S ribosomal protein L28: MSRRCELTAKGPQTGHKVSHSNIKTKRRFLPNLVNVTFISDALARNVRLRVSTNALKSVDHNGGLDKYLIKAKADVLSPRALDLKRAIEKKVGKPVFVKKAS; encoded by the coding sequence ATGTCCCGGCGCTGCGAACTGACGGCCAAGGGCCCCCAGACGGGCCACAAGGTGAGCCACTCGAACATCAAGACCAAGCGGCGCTTCCTGCCGAACCTGGTCAACGTCACCTTCATCTCGGACGCCCTCGCCCGCAACGTGCGCCTGCGCGTCTCGACCAATGCGCTCAAGAGCGTCGACCACAATGGCGGCCTCGATAAGTATTTGATCAAGGCCAAGGCCGACGTGCTCTCCCCCCGCGCGCTGGATCTCAAACGCGCGATCGAGAAGAAGGTCGGCAAGCCCGTGTTCGTGAAGAAGGCGAGCTGA
- a CDS encoding DUF3108 domain-containing protein, which yields MCALVFAALAPQAASAQGRLDAQYEATLAGIPVGKGAWTIEIGDDTFSASAQGGTAGLLKAFSGGTGSGSSQGRVVGGALVANAYTATTTTQKKSETIRLVLANGNVKDFSIDPAPPVDPDRIVVTDAHRKNVLDPMTGSMLRVPGNGEVLSPDSCRTGAGIFDGRLRYDLKLDYKRMETVKAEKGYHGPALVCAIYFTPIAGYIPDRPVIKYLATERRIEIAFVPIAGTRILIPFRMTIPTPFGPAMLEATSFVTTAAPPRVAKTN from the coding sequence CTGTGCGCCCTGGTGTTCGCGGCGCTGGCGCCGCAGGCCGCATCCGCGCAGGGCCGGCTCGATGCGCAATACGAGGCGACGCTGGCGGGCATCCCGGTCGGCAAGGGCGCCTGGACCATCGAAATCGGCGACGACACGTTTTCGGCCTCCGCCCAGGGCGGCACCGCCGGCCTGTTGAAGGCGTTTTCGGGCGGCACGGGTTCCGGCTCCAGCCAGGGCCGCGTCGTGGGCGGCGCGCTGGTGGCGAATGCCTATACCGCCACCACCACGACGCAGAAGAAGTCCGAAACCATCCGCCTGGTGCTGGCCAACGGCAACGTGAAGGATTTTTCGATCGATCCGGCGCCGCCGGTCGATCCTGATCGCATCGTCGTTACCGACGCGCACCGGAAGAACGTGCTCGATCCCATGACCGGCTCGATGCTGCGCGTTCCCGGCAATGGCGAGGTGCTGTCGCCGGATTCCTGCCGCACCGGCGCGGGGATTTTTGACGGACGGCTGCGCTACGACCTCAAGCTTGATTACAAGCGCATGGAAACGGTGAAGGCCGAGAAGGGCTATCACGGGCCGGCGCTGGTCTGCGCGATCTATTTCACCCCGATCGCGGGCTACATCCCCGATCGCCCCGTGATCAAATATCTCGCCACCGAACGCCGGATCGAGATCGCCTTCGTGCCGATCGCGGGAACCCGCATCCTGATTCCGTTCCGCATGACAATCCCGACGCCGTTCGGGCCGGCGATGCTGGAGGCGACGTCGTTCGTGACGACCGCGGCCCCGCCGAGGGTGGCGAAGACGAATTGA
- a CDS encoding S8 family peptidase encodes MPTYDHLPLKRLEGVLERRVHGFGLAPSREAKQHGARIQTEIEQVVSSYGDLPAIDGIDPSLILKVSVAGNIDEDEWRKIGLTVLSVDGDKSVVLFADDKSLQDFRNKVEAYQGELPLGQKAPPFAGLIAAIESVALLNASDRIGPDLRAAGFADPNDFLDTETYLLDVELFFPPKKEEAEIFIYRLKQAIASRGAILSAYTGYQIIIARIECTGAAVRAALALPEVAVADMPPQPDVISESFTEIDVGDLTVGNPPAEDAIVIGIIDSGVNFGHPLLANTEAGTISIDPAWSVSDVVGHGTSVASIAAFGDIAARVSAKNFDAQFWIASARVLDDLGQFPKQTSVPALMETAIKTLHASYGCRIFNISLGNPKKTYNGGKPEPWAATLDALARELDVLIIVSAGNREDLTNSFHDGIVTAYPQYLLSAASRIIDPATAAIALSVGAIAQGNGLEDADEELAGVRPICSTDEPSPFTRSGPGVRGMIKPDLVDFGGNAVWDGPTGTLVNGNQKEAAGIWTMHHKPVEKLFRSRSGTSFAAPNIAYKAGLLLTHFPSASANLLRSLLVLSANIPRAVAIRPRGLNEKVAPMVCGYGVADPESAALSDDGRVVLFAEDELALDHFAVFEVPIPSEFQTEKGTREIKVALAFDPPVRHTRADYLGVTMGWRLVRGTDEEDVFDRYRKWTKEEGKPPEFPPRLICPTDIGPDLRESGTLQVGTYTGKRDISRYGDKYYIAVWCARRWAPPGIEKQRYALSVQLRHENVTTLYQSLTQPVTLRT; translated from the coding sequence ATGCCGACTTACGATCACTTGCCGCTAAAGCGGCTCGAAGGTGTTCTTGAGCGTCGCGTTCACGGTTTCGGTCTCGCACCTTCTCGTGAAGCTAAACAGCACGGCGCCCGTATCCAAACAGAAATTGAACAAGTCGTATCTTCCTACGGGGATCTTCCAGCCATCGATGGCATTGATCCTTCACTGATCCTTAAGGTCTCTGTCGCCGGAAACATCGATGAAGACGAATGGCGAAAGATCGGCCTGACTGTCTTGTCGGTCGATGGCGACAAGTCAGTAGTGTTATTTGCTGACGACAAATCTTTGCAGGATTTTCGCAACAAGGTGGAGGCATACCAAGGAGAGCTGCCGCTCGGACAAAAGGCCCCACCCTTCGCGGGCCTCATAGCGGCGATTGAATCCGTAGCTCTTCTGAATGCATCAGACAGAATTGGGCCCGACCTAAGAGCGGCTGGTTTTGCCGATCCAAACGATTTTCTCGATACAGAGACTTATTTGTTGGACGTAGAACTGTTCTTTCCTCCCAAAAAAGAGGAAGCGGAGATATTTATCTATCGCCTAAAGCAAGCCATAGCATCGCGAGGAGCAATTTTAAGCGCCTACACTGGGTATCAGATCATAATCGCGCGAATTGAATGCACCGGTGCTGCGGTGCGCGCCGCCCTAGCCCTTCCGGAAGTCGCGGTTGCGGATATGCCTCCGCAACCAGATGTTATTTCCGAGAGTTTCACGGAGATAGATGTCGGGGATTTGACAGTCGGCAATCCACCTGCCGAAGACGCAATAGTCATCGGCATCATTGATAGCGGGGTAAATTTTGGACATCCTTTGCTCGCAAATACGGAGGCTGGAACGATCTCAATTGACCCAGCGTGGAGCGTATCCGACGTCGTAGGGCACGGGACGTCGGTCGCATCGATTGCCGCATTTGGAGATATTGCGGCTCGCGTATCTGCAAAAAATTTCGATGCTCAGTTTTGGATCGCTAGCGCCAGAGTTCTGGATGACTTAGGGCAATTCCCGAAACAAACTTCGGTACCCGCCTTGATGGAAACTGCCATCAAGACGTTGCATGCCAGCTACGGGTGTCGCATTTTCAATATATCCCTTGGAAATCCGAAGAAGACTTACAATGGTGGAAAGCCGGAACCGTGGGCAGCAACCCTCGACGCATTGGCGCGCGAACTCGATGTCCTCATAATTGTTTCCGCAGGTAATCGGGAAGACCTAACTAATTCGTTCCACGATGGAATCGTGACCGCGTATCCTCAGTATCTCTTATCCGCCGCCTCCCGAATAATAGACCCCGCAACCGCCGCGATAGCGCTTTCTGTCGGAGCAATTGCGCAAGGCAATGGTCTAGAGGATGCGGACGAAGAACTTGCTGGCGTGCGCCCTATCTGCAGCACTGACGAACCCTCTCCATTCACAAGATCTGGCCCAGGGGTTCGGGGGATGATTAAGCCGGACCTAGTCGATTTTGGAGGAAATGCCGTTTGGGACGGACCAACCGGGACGCTGGTCAACGGAAACCAGAAAGAGGCAGCGGGCATATGGACTATGCATCACAAGCCTGTCGAAAAGCTGTTTAGATCCAGATCGGGCACGTCATTTGCTGCCCCGAACATCGCCTATAAGGCAGGCTTGTTGCTCACTCATTTTCCCAGCGCGTCGGCTAACTTACTCCGATCGCTTCTCGTTCTATCTGCGAATATTCCAAGAGCCGTAGCTATACGACCGCGTGGACTCAACGAAAAAGTCGCTCCGATGGTTTGCGGATACGGAGTTGCAGACCCGGAAAGCGCCGCGCTTTCTGATGATGGTCGCGTCGTGCTGTTTGCCGAGGACGAACTAGCCCTGGATCATTTCGCGGTCTTTGAAGTGCCGATACCATCTGAGTTTCAGACGGAAAAAGGAACACGTGAAATCAAGGTTGCGCTGGCATTTGACCCGCCTGTCCGTCATACACGGGCGGATTATCTTGGGGTCACTATGGGGTGGCGGCTGGTGCGCGGGACCGATGAAGAAGACGTTTTCGACCGCTATAGGAAATGGACAAAGGAGGAAGGAAAGCCTCCAGAATTTCCCCCTCGATTAATCTGCCCAACGGACATCGGGCCAGACCTACGGGAGTCCGGCACACTCCAAGTCGGCACCTACACGGGAAAACGGGACATAAGCCGATATGGCGACAAGTATTACATCGCTGTGTGGTGCGCGCGACGGTGGGCGCCCCCCGGGATTGAAAAGCAGCGCTACGCTCTGAGCGTTCAACTCAGGCACGAGAACGTTACGACCTTATATCAGTCTCTTACGCAGCCTGTGACACTACGAACATAA
- a CDS encoding ATP-binding protein, whose amino-acid sequence MSAKLRGFSFATRSSDADDDPPAIQVLGSDQADASSRKKTSGRVRTPESRLAALARAQLTASGLLELVDPQRTPTDLIINSDNYQTLAEIVNEIRRGEELRRHGLSPRSRLLFCGPPGCGKTLCAEVLARELKLPLLIARLDEIISQYLGATASNLRKVFEAAVQLPAVLFLDEFDALARARTDPLEHNEIRRVVNSLLMMIDRFAGKGLLIAATNLESSIDYAAWRRFDEVMLFDRPTLHQIKSTLRLKTRNFPLEFDASDYAEHLEGMSFAEIERICLSAIKASILARDTAVPARLFEHAIDAEKRRISISQRVRTNS is encoded by the coding sequence ATGAGCGCTAAACTTCGCGGATTCTCTTTTGCGACTCGCTCATCGGATGCCGACGACGATCCGCCTGCAATTCAAGTCCTCGGAAGCGACCAAGCAGACGCGTCTTCAAGAAAGAAGACTAGCGGAAGAGTAAGAACGCCTGAGTCTCGATTGGCCGCATTAGCCAGAGCTCAATTGACGGCATCTGGCTTGCTCGAATTGGTCGACCCTCAGCGTACTCCTACGGACCTGATAATTAACTCGGACAACTATCAAACACTGGCCGAAATCGTAAACGAAATCCGCCGAGGTGAGGAACTGCGACGGCACGGCCTGTCTCCACGATCAAGGCTTCTGTTTTGTGGGCCACCTGGCTGCGGGAAAACACTCTGCGCCGAAGTTCTGGCCCGGGAATTAAAACTTCCGTTGCTGATCGCTCGACTAGACGAGATCATTTCCCAGTACCTTGGCGCGACGGCGAGCAATCTTAGGAAGGTGTTCGAAGCGGCTGTTCAATTGCCTGCCGTTTTGTTTCTCGATGAATTTGACGCTCTCGCCCGCGCAAGAACCGACCCTCTGGAGCACAACGAAATCCGGCGCGTCGTCAATAGCCTCTTGATGATGATCGACCGCTTTGCGGGAAAAGGATTACTTATCGCGGCAACCAATCTTGAAAGCTCAATCGACTATGCCGCATGGCGGCGTTTTGATGAAGTTATGTTGTTCGATCGCCCAACATTGCATCAAATCAAATCGACCCTACGACTAAAAACACGTAATTTTCCATTGGAGTTTGATGCCTCAGACTACGCCGAACATCTCGAAGGAATGTCCTTCGCAGAAATCGAACGAATTTGCCTCAGCGCAATAAAGGCCTCCATTTTGGCCCGAGATACTGCGGTTCCTGCGCGGCTATTTGAGCATGCGATCGATGCTGAAAAACGACGTATTTCCATTAGCCAACGAGTTCGAACAAATTCGTAA